One Clostridium novyi NT genomic window carries:
- a CDS encoding glycoside hydrolase family 57 protein, whose product MKKGYVSLILHSHMPFVRHPEQEDSLEERWLFEAMSECYIPLINVYDNLIKDNIKFKITMSITPPLMSMLEDEYLNERYLNYLEQSIDLSENEIIRTKDNEELNKLAYFYNDRFKKILDIYNKYDRRLMNAFRKFDRLGVLEILTCSATHALLPLLTINPETIEAQIATAVQSYTECVGHKPRGIWLPECAYTYDLDKILKKYGIKYFISESKAILNASPKPKYGTYTPISTHNGICVFGRDMESSRQVWSSFMGYPGDFNYREFYRDIGYEAPMEYIAPYINRGGIRIDTGIKYYKITGKTDNKQYYNREMAMKKVRDHAGHFADGRNAQLEYAKEHMDVSPLIVCPYDTELYGHWWFEGPDFINEFIRMSAEDWTKYELTTPYHYIKENPIVQCSSPCPSTWGENSDYSVWLNPSNHWIYRKLHRSEQAMIRLANTYKEPDEITKRALNQAARELMLAESSDWPFIIKNNTTVEYAVRRVNSHISRFNKIYEDISRNSIDTKWLSNIESLDNIFPNIDYRIYSS is encoded by the coding sequence TTGAAAAAAGGATATGTATCATTAATATTGCATAGCCATATGCCTTTTGTAAGACATCCAGAGCAAGAGGATTCTCTAGAGGAAAGATGGCTCTTTGAGGCTATGAGTGAATGTTATATACCATTAATAAATGTATATGATAATTTAATTAAAGATAATATAAAGTTTAAAATTACAATGTCTATAACACCTCCTCTTATGTCCATGCTAGAAGATGAATATTTAAATGAGAGGTATTTAAATTATTTAGAGCAATCAATAGACCTTTCAGAAAATGAAATTATAAGAACTAAGGATAATGAAGAACTTAATAAGTTAGCATACTTTTATAATGATAGATTTAAAAAGATACTTGATATATACAATAAATATGATAGAAGACTTATGAACGCCTTTAGAAAATTTGATAGGTTAGGAGTCTTAGAAATATTAACTTGTTCGGCTACACATGCACTTTTACCATTGCTTACAATAAATCCGGAAACCATAGAAGCACAAATAGCAACTGCTGTTCAATCATATACAGAGTGTGTAGGACATAAACCTAGGGGGATATGGTTACCTGAATGTGCGTATACTTACGATTTAGATAAAATACTTAAAAAATATGGTATAAAATATTTTATATCTGAAAGTAAAGCCATATTAAATGCATCTCCTAAACCTAAATATGGAACATACACTCCTATTTCAACTCATAATGGTATATGTGTATTCGGAAGAGATATGGAGTCTTCAAGACAAGTATGGAGTAGTTTCATGGGATACCCTGGAGATTTTAATTATAGAGAATTCTATAGAGATATTGGATATGAAGCTCCTATGGAATATATAGCACCTTACATTAATAGAGGTGGAATTAGAATTGATACAGGAATAAAATATTATAAAATAACTGGAAAGACAGACAATAAACAATATTATAATAGAGAAATGGCAATGAAAAAGGTAAGAGATCATGCGGGACACTTTGCTGATGGAAGAAACGCTCAACTAGAATACGCAAAAGAACACATGGATGTTTCTCCTTTAATAGTTTGTCCTTATGACACTGAGTTATATGGACATTGGTGGTTTGAAGGTCCAGATTTTATAAATGAGTTTATAAGAATGTCAGCAGAAGATTGGACTAAATATGAATTAACAACTCCTTATCATTATATAAAGGAAAATCCTATTGTACAATGTTCAAGTCCATGTCCTTCTACTTGGGGAGAAAATAGTGATTATTCTGTTTGGTTAAATCCTTCTAATCACTGGATATATAGAAAACTTCATAGAAGTGAACAAGCTATGATAAGACTTGCAAATACTTATAAAGAACCCGATGAAATAACAAAGAGAGCATTAAATCAAGCTGCAAGGGAGCTTATGCTCGCAGAATCATCAGATTGGCCATTTATTATAAAAAATAATACTACTGTTGAATATGCAGTAAGAAGGGTAAACTCACATATAAGTAGATTTAATAAAATCTATGAAGATATAAGTAGAAATTCAATAGATACTAAATGGTTAAGTAATATAGAAAGTTTAGATAACATATTTCCAAATATAGATTATAGAATTTATAGTTCATAA
- a CDS encoding M16 family metallopeptidase — MDKSIFDLNKYTLENGINLITIKKDTQLASINLGVKIGSIYEKKENRGIAHFVEHMLFKGTKNRNNEKLNEELEARAGEYNAYTDYTSTVYSITALREEFIKSLELISDMVKNSNFPQEELEKERGVILAEIRTSKDDIEDYSYRKTMECAFKESPIRINTIGTDESVKSFNRENLLKFYKSYYVPNNVYITVVSSMEHDYVFQLVKECFSNWDSKKVIMEDIICEKNIPLKKYSYKKDIEQSTIIYLYTFHNLSKKEELALRILNYKLGESANSLLFRKLREEKGLAYDVYSELDATKNVKILNIYTAVNEEDVDESINVIENTINDIINKKIILDDTSIALMKKVLKTAVVQTLEDSTELGNYILHQVMDNEDIYEFVDDMNNMKTIKGEDIYKVAEKVLKNPTIHILLSEKSDT, encoded by the coding sequence ATGGATAAAAGCATTTTTGACTTAAATAAATATACTTTAGAAAACGGTATTAATTTAATAACAATAAAAAAAGATACTCAACTAGCATCTATTAACTTAGGGGTAAAAATAGGTTCTATATATGAAAAAAAAGAAAATAGAGGAATTGCCCACTTTGTTGAACATATGCTATTTAAAGGTACTAAAAATAGAAATAATGAAAAATTAAATGAGGAATTAGAGGCAAGGGCAGGAGAGTATAATGCATATACTGATTATACATCTACTGTGTATAGTATAACTGCTTTAAGAGAAGAATTTATAAAATCCTTAGAACTAATTTCAGACATGGTTAAAAACTCTAACTTTCCACAGGAAGAATTAGAAAAGGAAAGAGGGGTTATATTAGCAGAGATTAGGACTAGCAAAGATGATATAGAGGATTATAGTTATAGAAAGACAATGGAATGTGCATTTAAAGAAAGTCCTATAAGAATAAATACAATAGGTACAGATGAAAGTGTAAAATCATTTAATAGGGAGAATTTACTTAAGTTTTATAAATCTTATTATGTACCTAACAATGTATATATAACCGTAGTATCATCAATGGAACATGATTATGTGTTTCAATTAGTAAAAGAATGCTTTTCAAATTGGGATTCAAAAAAAGTTATAATGGAAGATATAATTTGCGAAAAAAATATTCCCCTTAAAAAGTATTCCTATAAGAAAGATATAGAGCAAAGCACCATAATATATTTATATACATTTCATAATTTAAGTAAAAAAGAGGAATTAGCACTTAGAATATTAAATTATAAATTAGGAGAAAGTGCAAATTCATTATTATTTAGAAAATTAAGAGAAGAAAAGGGACTTGCATATGATGTGTATTCAGAATTAGATGCAACTAAAAATGTTAAAATACTAAATATTTATACTGCGGTAAATGAAGAGGATGTAGATGAAAGTATAAATGTTATAGAAAATACAATAAATGATATAATTAATAAGAAGATAATTTTAGATGATACAAGTATAGCACTTATGAAAAAGGTTTTAAAAACAGCTGTAGTTCAGACATTAGAAGATTCAACTGAACTTGGAAACTATATTCTTCATCAAGTAATGGACAATGAAGATATATATGAATTCGTAGATGATATGAATAATATGAAAACTATAAAGGGGGAGGACATATATAAGGTTGCAGAAAAAGTTTTAAAAAATCCTACAATACACATATTACTTAGCGAAAAGAGTGATACGTAA
- the recX gene encoding recombination regulator RecX, translating into MEKTITKIEVGKRNKDRVNVFLNEEFAFACSADLVYYYKLSKGKKVNDEFLNEIVSEDNYLKGKNYALKLLERSYKTEKEITDKLEAKEYEPKAIERIMNFLKEYNFIDDDRYCKLFINEKISSYGRNKIKYLLSKKGISDDIIEYRINDIDEAFEKEVAYRLAEKKYKLLISSETNYQKIYKKTGDYLLSRGFSYNILNSILNRIIKPEDIKQEDKAKGDLKELAEKRYRIIKKSESDSMKIYKKLSAYLMRRGYLWEDIKNTLKELVENE; encoded by the coding sequence ATGGAAAAGACAATAACTAAAATAGAAGTTGGCAAGAGAAATAAAGACAGAGTAAATGTGTTTTTAAATGAAGAATTTGCTTTTGCCTGTAGTGCAGATTTAGTGTATTATTATAAATTATCTAAAGGAAAAAAGGTAAATGATGAATTTTTAAATGAGATAGTTTCAGAGGATAACTATTTAAAGGGAAAAAATTATGCTCTTAAGTTATTAGAGAGAAGTTATAAAACAGAAAAAGAAATTACAGATAAACTAGAAGCTAAGGAATATGAACCTAAAGCCATAGAGAGAATAATGAATTTTCTAAAGGAATATAACTTCATAGATGATGATAGATACTGTAAACTATTCATAAATGAGAAAATATCATCCTATGGTAGAAATAAGATAAAGTATTTGTTATCTAAAAAAGGAATAAGTGATGATATAATTGAATATAGAATAAACGATATAGATGAAGCTTTTGAAAAAGAGGTAGCCTATAGACTAGCTGAAAAAAAATATAAACTACTGATTTCTTCAGAAACAAATTATCAAAAGATTTATAAAAAAACAGGAGATTATCTTTTAAGCAGAGGGTTTAGTTATAATATTTTAAATAGTATATTAAACCGTATAATAAAACCAGAAGATATAAAACAGGAAGACAAAGCAAAGGGTGATTTGAAGGAGTTGGCAGAAAAGAGATATAGAATAATAAAAAAATCTGAAAGTGATTCTATGAAAATTTATAAAAAACTCTCAGCATATCTTATGAGGAGAGGATATTTATGGGAAGACATTAAAAATACATTAAAGGAACTAGTGGAAAATGAATAA
- a CDS encoding transglutaminase-like domain-containing protein, which yields MNNVMNFFGENPIDMMLLIIFIYPILKGFLFKFSSKNLKSDIEESSSYLSFIVGSILGTYVAKSIFIEHKKGIYNTIYNCIPKNIIYLIEGKPIIIYIVCMPIIIFIIYKIVDILMLCINKVTFYPLLDGVERLLREKSNITKRVIGALFQLPKAICFILLGTFFLNIFGILGVNESYNAKLEKSELYAFVSKKFINPITNSNLARELPNILNNSFKIVVKNDATGGVSENNNRGKTIVYYNGITLTEGIKSNSEIDAFSRNLTKNIRDPKAKAKCIYNWIGKNIDYDYEKADKILDNNFTIKSGAINTYYTRKGICFDYSCLYSAMAKANGLKVRIVTGEGFNGSNWISHAWNQVYIEKEKRWINVDTTFYKGGNYFDSSVFNLDHKNGKVAG from the coding sequence ATGAATAATGTGATGAATTTTTTTGGGGAAAACCCCATTGATATGATGTTGCTAATCATATTTATCTATCCTATTTTAAAAGGATTTTTATTTAAATTTTCGTCTAAAAACTTAAAAAGTGATATAGAAGAAAGCTCAAGTTACTTATCATTTATAGTAGGATCAATATTAGGTACTTATGTTGCAAAGAGTATTTTTATTGAACATAAGAAAGGGATATACAATACTATATATAATTGTATTCCGAAAAATATTATATATTTAATAGAAGGAAAACCTATCATTATATATATAGTATGTATGCCTATTATTATTTTTATAATATATAAAATAGTAGATATTTTAATGCTATGTATCAATAAAGTAACTTTTTATCCACTTTTAGATGGTGTTGAAAGATTACTTAGGGAAAAAAGCAACATTACAAAAAGAGTTATTGGAGCATTATTTCAACTGCCAAAGGCAATATGTTTTATTCTTTTAGGTACATTTTTCTTAAATATTTTTGGAATACTTGGAGTCAATGAAAGTTACAATGCTAAGCTAGAAAAATCAGAATTGTATGCTTTTGTATCTAAAAAATTTATAAATCCTATTACAAATTCAAACCTTGCTCGTGAACTACCAAATATACTTAACAATTCTTTTAAGATTGTAGTTAAAAATGATGCAACTGGTGGAGTTAGTGAAAATAATAATAGAGGAAAAACCATAGTATATTATAATGGCATAACTCTTACTGAAGGAATAAAATCAAACAGTGAAATAGATGCTTTTTCAAGAAATTTAACTAAAAATATTAGAGACCCTAAAGCAAAGGCAAAATGTATCTACAATTGGATTGGAAAAAATATAGATTATGATTATGAAAAGGCTGATAAAATTTTAGACAATAATTTTACTATAAAATCAGGAGCCATAAATACTTATTATACAAGAAAAGGTATTTGTTTTGACTATTCATGTCTTTACTCTGCAATGGCAAAGGCAAATGGATTAAAGGTTAGAATAGTAACAGGTGAGGGATTTAATGGTTCTAATTGGATAAGTCATGCTTGGAATCAAGTGTATATAGAAAAAGAAAAAAGATGGATAAATGTTGATACAACATTTTATAAAGGCGGAAACTACTTTGATAGTTCTGTGTTCAATTTAGATCACAAGAACGGTAAAGTAGCTGGATAA
- a CDS encoding tetratricopeptide repeat protein translates to MSYFENANELYNKKEYKKAIDIYKKAIKFKENTTASLYNTAVCFIKLCDYKRAIPLLRSAIEQKQDSKYYFNLGYCYSMLKDSKKALINFNTAWALNNDDTDCEKAINIILNNYKNKKS, encoded by the coding sequence ATGAGTTACTTTGAAAATGCTAATGAACTTTACAATAAAAAAGAATATAAAAAAGCTATAGACATATATAAAAAAGCAATAAAGTTCAAAGAGAATACTACTGCTTCTTTATATAATACCGCAGTATGTTTTATTAAACTATGCGATTATAAAAGAGCAATTCCTCTTTTACGATCTGCCATAGAACAAAAGCAAGATAGTAAATATTATTTTAATCTAGGATATTGTTACTCTATGCTAAAAGACAGTAAAAAAGCTTTAATAAACTTTAACACTGCATGGGCTTTAAATAACGATGATACAGATTGTGAAAAGGCCATTAATATAATATTAAATAACTATAAAAACAAAAAGAGCTAA
- a CDS encoding ABC transporter permease — translation MNNYSLEHEKYLKTVKKNKNKVITTRLLILVLFFVFWEVAGDTGLVDPFLTSTPSRMWKSLVKIYSEGTLFKHIYITCFETILGFLLSTIIGTIIAILLWWSDFACKVLDPYLVVLNALPKVALAPIIIFWVGNGTSAIVLITVLISIVVTILNILSGFKEIDEDKIKLLKTFGASKCQILRYLVIPATIPTIIASLKINVGLSWVGVIMGEFLVAKNGLGFLIIFGGQISQLDMVMMSILILSILAFLMYELVAIFEKRITKNQFHKN, via the coding sequence ATGAATAACTACAGCTTAGAACATGAAAAATATTTAAAAACAGTAAAGAAAAATAAAAATAAGGTTATAACTACAAGACTTTTAATTCTAGTTCTGTTTTTTGTATTTTGGGAAGTTGCTGGAGACACCGGTCTTGTTGATCCATTTTTAACAAGTACTCCTTCAAGAATGTGGAAAAGCCTTGTTAAAATATATAGTGAAGGCACTTTATTTAAGCATATTTATATAACTTGCTTCGAAACAATACTCGGATTTCTTTTAAGTACAATAATTGGTACTATTATTGCAATACTTCTATGGTGGTCAGACTTTGCATGTAAAGTTTTAGATCCATACCTTGTAGTTTTAAACGCTCTACCAAAAGTTGCCCTAGCCCCTATTATTATATTTTGGGTTGGTAACGGAACATCTGCCATTGTTTTAATAACTGTTTTAATTTCCATAGTTGTCACAATACTTAATATTTTAAGCGGTTTTAAAGAGATTGACGAGGACAAAATTAAGCTTCTTAAAACCTTTGGTGCAAGTAAATGTCAGATTTTAAGATACCTTGTAATTCCAGCTACAATACCTACTATAATAGCATCTTTAAAAATAAATGTTGGTCTATCATGGGTTGGAGTTATTATGGGAGAATTCTTAGTTGCAAAAAACGGTCTGGGATTCTTAATAATCTTTGGAGGACAAATTTCTCAACTAGATATGGTTATGATGAGTATTTTAATACTTTCAATACTTGCATTCCTTATGTACGAGCTTGTAGCTATATTTGAAAAACGTATAACTAAAAATCAATTTCATAAAAATTAA
- a CDS encoding ABC transporter ATP-binding protein gives MKELKMSHIYLNYHTVKGETEALKDITFSIHHGDFISIVGPSGCGKSTILNIIAGLLPPSKGEVLIDNKHASESSLKIGYMLQKDHLFDWLSVLDNVFLGLKIQDKLTDENKNKVKKLLLNYNLWDFRNHFPSQLSGGMRQRVALIRTLAVDPDILLLDEPFSALDYQSRLKASDDIFKIIKNENKTAIMVTHDISEAISMSTKVVIFSKRPAMIKREIPIDLSTKYNSPIKCREAPEFRVYFNDIWKEIDSNE, from the coding sequence ATGAAAGAATTAAAAATGTCCCATATTTATCTAAATTACCACACAGTAAAAGGTGAAACTGAAGCATTAAAAGATATTACTTTTTCTATCCATCACGGGGACTTTATAAGTATTGTTGGTCCATCAGGTTGTGGAAAATCCACCATACTTAACATAATAGCCGGACTTTTACCTCCATCAAAAGGTGAGGTTTTAATAGATAATAAACATGCTTCTGAGTCTTCTTTAAAAATAGGGTACATGCTACAAAAGGATCACTTATTTGACTGGCTTTCAGTACTTGATAATGTCTTTCTTGGATTAAAAATTCAAGACAAGCTAACTGATGAAAATAAAAACAAAGTAAAAAAACTTCTTTTAAACTATAATCTTTGGGACTTTAGAAATCACTTTCCAAGTCAATTATCTGGAGGAATGAGACAAAGAGTTGCTTTAATTAGAACTCTTGCAGTAGATCCAGATATACTATTGCTGGACGAACCTTTTTCTGCTCTTGACTATCAAAGCAGGTTAAAAGCAAGTGATGATATATTTAAAATAATAAAAAACGAAAATAAAACAGCAATAATGGTAACTCACGATATATCTGAGGCAATTTCCATGTCAACTAAGGTTGTTATATTTTCAAAACGTCCTGCTATGATAAAACGTGAAATACCTATAGATTTATCTACAAAATACAATTCTCCTATTAAATGCAGAGAAGCTCCTGAATTCAGAGTTTATTTTAATGATATTTGGAAGGAGATTGATTCAAATGAATAA